Below is a genomic region from Deinococcus koreensis.
GGCGAGGGCGGCCGGGTCACGGGCGTCAAGACCGTGCGGATCGAATTCGAGGGCGGCAGGCTCACCGAGGTTCCGGGCAGCGAGGAGATCCACCCCGCCGAACTGGTGCTGCTGGCGATGGGCTTCGTGAACCCGATGGCCAGCGTGCTGGACTCCTTCGGCGTGGCGAAAGACGCGCGCGGCAACGCCCAGGCCGGCACCGAGGAGGGCGGCGGGTACGCCACCTCCGTGGAGGGCATCTTCGCGGCCGGCGACATGCGCCGGGGCCAGAGTCTGGTGGTCTGGGCCATCCGTGAGGGGCGCCAGGCCGCGCGGGCGATGGATCAGTACCTGATGGGCACGAGCGTGCTGCCGCGCTGAAGGCGGCGCCTGGCACCAGAGAGGGACGACTCCACTTCGGGGTCGTCCCTCCTGACGAGCCTCAGCTCAGGGCAGCGGGAACCGGCCGGCGAAGGCGTGAACCTCCTCCTTCACGGCCTCTTCCTTCAGGGCGCGGTCGATCAGGTCGGCGATGGTGGGCATGTCGGCTTCCGTCATGCCGCGCGTGGTCACGGCCGGGGTGCCGATACGGATGCCGCCGCCGTGCAGGATCTTCTCGGTGTCGTAGGGCAGCGTGGACTTGGAGATGGTGATGTGGTTGGCATCGAGCCGGCGCGTCGCCTTGGTGCCGTTCAGGCCCTGGGGGCGCAGGTCGAGCACCAGCAGGTGGTTGTCGGTGCCGCCCGAGACCACCCGGTAGCCCCTGTCCTGGAAGGCCCTTGCCAGCGCCTGCGCGTTCCGGATGATCTGCCGGGCGTAGGTCTTGAACTCGGGGCGCAGCGCCTCGCCGAAGGCGATGGCCTTGGCCGCGATGACGTGCTCCAGCGGCCCGCCCTGGTAGCCGGGGAACACGGCCCGGTCGAGCTTCGCGCCGATCTCGAGGTCGTTCGAGAGGATGATGCCGCCGCGTGGCCCGCGCAGGGTCTTGTGGGTGGTGGAGGCGACCACGTGCGCGTGGGGCAGCGCGTTGGGGTGCTCGCCCGCCGCCACCAGCCCCGCGATGTGCGCGATGTCGGCGAACAGCAGGGCGCCGACCTCATCGGCCACTGCGCGGAAGGCGGCGAAGTCGATGATCCGCGAATACGCGCTGGCCCCCGCGATGATCATCTTGGGCCGGTGCTCGTGGGCCAGCCGGCGCACCTCCTCCATGTCGATCAGTTCGGTCTCGGGGTTCACCTTGTAGCCCACGACCCTGTAGCGCAGGCCCGAGAAGTTCACCGGATTGCCGTGCGTCAGGTGCCCGCCGTGCGAGAGATCCATGCCCAGCACGACCGATCCCGGCTCGATCAGGGCGTTGTAGACCGCCAGGTTGGCCGAGCTGCCCGAGTGCGGCTGCACGTTGGCCCACGCGGCCCCGAACAGCTCCTTGACCCGCTCGATGGCCAGCGTCTCGACCTGATCGACGATCTCGCAGCCGCCGTACCAACGCTTGCCGGGGTAGCCCTCGGCGTATTTGTTCGTCAGTACCGAGCCCTGCGCCTCCCGCACGGCGGCGGAGGTGAAGTTCTCGGAGGCGATCAGCTCCAGCCCCACGCGCTGGCGCCCTTCCTCCTGCGCGATCAGGTCGAAGATCGCGCTGTCGCGGGTCGTCACGGGCTTCTCGGCAGTGGTCATGGAATTACCCTAACACCCCCGCCTCACCCGGATTGGGAGCGTGTCTTGGCAGGGGAGACGTGGGCAGGGTGGAGCCTGGCGGGGTGGCTGGAGGCAGGGTGGACCGGGCCGCAGCGCTCACCGGGGCCACCTCTCCCGGCGCCACCGGCCGGCCGATCCAGTAGCCCTGCAGCGCGTCGACGCCCAGCCCCCACAGCAGCTGGGCCTGGGCGCAGCTCTCCACGCCCTCGGCCACCACCCGCAGCCCCAGGGCGCGGCCCAGCGCGACCACCGCCTGCACGACCTGAGAGGCCGCCTGGCTCTGGGCGGCGTCGGGCCCCTCCAGTTCGCCCACGAAGGCCCGGTCGATCTTGAGCACCGAGATCGGCAACTTCAGCAGCGCCGCGAGCGAGGACTGGCCCACCCCGAAATCGTCGATGGCCACCTGCACCCCCAGGTCGAGCAGCGCGCGCAGGGTGGTGCGGGCCTGGGCTTCCTGCTCGATCAGCAGCCGCTCGGTGACCTCGATCTCCAGCGCCGTGGCGGGGACGCCGTGACGTTCCAGCGCCGTGCGCAGCGTCTCCAGAAAGCCGGCCCGTACCAGATGGGGCGGGCTGACGTTGACCGACACGCGGCGCTCCGGGTGGGCCGGGAACCACTGCGCCAGCTGCCAGCAGGCCTGATCGACCACCCAGTTGTCGAGCGCCGTCACCAGGCCGGCCGTCTCCGCGATGGGCACGAACTCCGCGGGCGAGACCGGGCCGAGTTCGGCGTCGTGCCAGCGCAGCAGGGCCTCGAAGCTGCGCTGCTGGCCGTCCCGATCCAGCTGCGGCTGGTAGTGCAGCGTGAGTTCCCGGCGCTCGTGCGCGCCGCGCAGCCGGGTCTCGATGAGCACCCGCCTGGCCGCCTCGTCGTCGTGGATGCCGGGGCGGTGCAGGCTCATGGCGTTCTTGCCGCTGCGCTTGACGGTGTACAGGGCCTGGTCGGCCCAGCGCAGCAGGGTCGCCGGATCGCGCATCTGCGGGGTCGAGAGGGCGCCCCCCAGCGAGGCGGTGATGTGCAGGTGCTGTCCGGCCAGCTCGATGGGCACGCGCAGCGCCTCGCCGATCCGGTCGCTCATGTCGCTCAGCGAGCGTTCCCCGCCGCCGGTCTGCACCAGCACGAACTCGTCGCCCCCCAGCCGGACACAGTGAACCCCGGGCCCACCCACGGCCACCAGTCGGCGCGCGACCTCCTGCAGCAGTTCGTCGCCGGCCCGGTGACCCAGCGCGTCGTTGACGAACTTGAAGTTGTCGAGATCCACGAACAGCAGCCCCACCGGACGGGGCTCGTCCAGCTCGCCCTCTTCCAGCATCCGGCTGAGGGTCGCCCGGAGCTGGGCGCGGTTGCCCAGGCCGGTCAGGGGGTCGTGGAACGCCTGATGCTGCAGCAGCACGCGGCTGTCCTCGAGTTCCGCGCTGCGCTTTTCCAGGTCGCGCAGGGCCTGGGTCTGCCGCGCCGCCACCAGCAGGGCCACCACCGCGTTGGCGATCAGCACGCCGCGCGCCGCCGGGGTGTGCAGGCTGTGCAGGCTCAGCGTCAGGCCGAAGCTGCCCAGCAGGGCCGCGTAGGGCGTGAGCCGGCTGAGAGGGCCGATGGAGCGTCTGGCGGCCGGGTGTGTGGCAGCCGGGTGTCTGGGGGCGGAACCGGGCGGGCGCGCCTCCTCCCGCGCCTCAACGGCCGTGGCCCGGTACGCCGCGAAGGCAAATACCAGCGCCGAGAGGGGCCACAACGCGTCCGGCCACTGGGTGCCGCTGTACTGGCCCCGCAGCGTGAGCAGGCTGAAGCCCAGATCCGCGGCGATAAAACCCACCATGCCCAGGGCCAGCCACCACTGGCCGTGCGGCGCGGTGCCCGGACGCCTCCAGGCCTGCGCGATCAGCAGGTTGAGCAGCAGCAGGTCGCTCAGGGGGTAGCTGGCCGCGACCAGATTCGACAGGGGATCGTGAGCCGGGTTGCTCAGCTGCGCCGCCAGCAGGACATACCACAGGTATGCCCCCAGGCACACCACCAGCGCCGCGACGTCCAGCCGGGCCGCCCCGGTGACCGTGGGCCAGCGCCGTTCGAACTGCCCGAAGGCCAGCAGGAAGAAGACGGGGAACGCCAGGAAGAGCGGGTCGGCGAGCGTGGCCGACCCGCTGGTGTCCTGCGCGGCCACGTAGAGCAGCTGCCCCAGGCCCCACAGCAGGGTTCCGGTGCCGATCAGGCGCCAGGCCCGCGGCACGGGGGTGCGGGGAGCCAGGCTCAGGATCAGGGCGCCGGCGCCCAGGACGACCGGCACGTAGGTCAGGCCGGCGGGCAGAGCCCCCAGCAGCCGGGGCAGCCCCAGACCGGTCTCCGGGAGGAGCAGCAGGGCCAGATGCAGCGCGTAGAGCCCCAGCAGCCCGAGCAACGCGGGCACGTCGGCCCGGCTCGGTCGGAGGGCGGTGGGGGGGCTCATCCCCCTGACCTTAATGTTTCCTCCATCCCTGAATCCTTACTGTGACCTGACCGGGCCGGTAGGCCGCCAGAGTGGAGCCGCTGTCCGGCCTTCCGCCGCGCCGCGCCCGAGACCTCTGATGGATTCCGCGCCATTCCGGGACATCCGGAACAGCCCTGGAGGTTCCTCGCCTCCGGCGCTCTGCGAGTCCATACCGCTTCGATCCGTGCTTGTTCCTGCGCTGCTTCGCAGCTCTGTGAGTCCTTTCTTTCAGTCGGATTGATTCCGAGCACGGAGCGGAGGGCATTCGGAATTCGTCTGCCCCTTCATCCCCAGGCGCACTTCTTTCCGGTGACGCGGGACGGGTCTAGGTCTGGGCGGATGAATTCGCGGCACCGTCCGCCGTAGAGCGTGGGCGCTGGGCGGGGGAAGCGGGCCGGCCGCTCCCCTGGGCGCCATCCTGCGTGCCCCAGCGCCCCATCGCGGCGATGATCTCGCCCAGGCTCTCGCCGCGCGGGGTCAGGGCATACTCCACGCGGGGCGGCACCTCGGCGTACACCGTGCGGGTCAGCAGGCCCTCGGCCTCCAGGTGGCGCAACCTCTCGGTCAGGGTCTTGGGCGAAACCCGGCCCAGCGTGCGCTTGAGGTCGCTGTAGCGGCGGGTGCCGGTCAGCAGTTCGCGCAGCACCAGGGTCGTCCACTTGCCCCCGATGACCGCGAGGGTACGTTCGACCCCGCATTCGGGGCCTGCCGAGGCGGCGCGGCCGTATTTCATCCCCCGAGTCTAGGGCATCAGCTCGTGCAGGACAAAGACTTCCCTCCGGGAATGGACTTGCTTTTTCCCGCCTGCTTCCCCGGATGAACCTCAACTCCTACCCTATAGGCATGACCTCTCCTGCTTCCCAGTCTCCATCCACTGCGTCCTCCAGTCCCCAGACGCTGGCCATCCTGGGCGGCACCGGGCGCACCGGTCGCCTGCTGATCGACATGGCCCTGGCGGCGGGTCACGAGGTGCGGGTGCTGGCCCGCAACCCTGAACGCCTGCACCGCCGCGATCCCCGGCTGAGCGTGGTGACCGGCGACGCCCGCAACGCGGCGGATCTGGCCGCCCTCCTGGAGGGCACGGACGCGGTGCTGAGCACCCTGGGGCCCGTGCGTTCAGACCCGGCCGGCGTGATGACCCAGGCGGCCGAGGGGCTGGCCCAGGCCATGCCCGCCGCCGGGGTCACGCGCCTGATCACGCTGACCGGGGCGGGAGTCGCGCAGCCGGGCGACCGCCCCAAACTGTTCGACCACGTCATCCGGCGCGTACTGAAGCTGGCCCAGCCCGACGTGCTGCGCGACTCGGAGGGCCACGTCGAGCGGCTGCGGCGCAGCGACCTGAACTGGACGGCCGTGCGTGCGCCCATGCTCACCGACGGCCCGCCCGCGCCCCTGAAGGTGGGCATGGTGGGCGACATCGGCCCGCGCCTGAGCCGCGCCAGCGCCGCCGCGTTCATGCTGCAGCAACTGGACAGCGACGCCCACTCGCGTCAGGCCCCGGCCATCAGCAACTGAGGAGCCCCTCCCCTCAGGCCCCCTCCGCCCCCAGTCCCAGGGTGCGCCGCACGGTTCTCAGCTCCTGCTCACCGGCCAGCACCAGCACGCTGTCGCCGGCCATCAGCCCGGTGGCGCCCTTGGGAATCAGGAACTCGCCGCCCCGGTGGATCAGGATCACCAGCGCCTCCGGGGGCAGGTGCAGATCCACGATGCGCTGACCGTCGGCCGCGCTGCCGGGCATGACCTCGACCTCCACCATCTCGTTCTTGTTGTGCCCGGTCGGGGTGTAGGTGATCGGGTAGATGGCGCGCTCTGGCAGCGCCTCGCGCACGTGCAGCCAGCGGGCCACCAGGGTCAGGGTGGTGCCCTGCAGCAGCACCGAGGTCAGCACGATGAAGAACACGATGTTGAACAGGGTCGGCGCCTGGGGCACCCCCGCCAGCAGCGGAAAGGTCGCCAGCACGATGGGCACCGCGCCGCGCAGGCCGATCCAGGCGACCATGCTCTTTTCGTTGAGCGGCATCTTGGCGTTCGCCAGGCTGAGGTACACGCTGACAGGGCGCGCCACGAACACCAGGAACAGGGCGCAGGCCAGCGCCAGCCCGGCGGTGGGCAGCAGCTCGCGCGGGTTGACCAGCAGCCCCAGGGTCAGGAACATCGCCACCTGCATCAGCCACGAGAGGCCGTCGTGGAAATTGATCAGGCTGCGCTTGTGGATGAAGTCGGCGTTGCCCAGGATCACCCCGGCGACATAGATCGCCAGGAAGCCGCTGCCGCCCAGCACGGCCGCACCGCCGAAAATGGTCAGCGCCAGCGCGATGGTCAGCACCGAGTACAGGCCCTCGAACTGCAGCTGCAGCCGGTTGAGCAGCCACAGCGCGGCCCGCCCCAGCACCAGCCCGGCCAGCGCGCCGATCAGCATCTGCCGCAGGAACAGCGGCACGATGTCCAGGACGCCCAGGCCAGGGTCGGCGATCAGTTCCAGCAGCCCGATGGTCAGGAACACCGCCATCGGGTCGTTGCCGCCCGACTCGAACTCCAGCAGCGGGTCGATGTCGCCCTTCAGGCCCAGGTTGCGCTCCTTGAGCACGCTGAACACCGCGCTGGCGTCCGTGGAACTGACGATCGCGCCCAGCAGCCAGGCCACCAGCCAGGGCAGGCCGAAGGCGAAATGCGCGAACACCGCCATCAGGCCCGCCGTGCCCAGCACGCCCAGGGTCGCCAGACTCAGGCCCCGGCGCACCACCGGGCGGGTCTGCGCCCAGTTGGTGTCCAGTCCCCCCTGGAAGAGGATGAAACACAGCGCCAGCGTGCCCAGCGCCTGGGCCAGCCGGTAGTCCTGGAACTGGATGCCCAGCCCGTCGGAGCCGAACAGCATCCCCACGCCCAGGAACAGCAGCAGGCCCGGAATGCCCAGCCGCCCCCCCAGCCGGCTGACCACCAGGCTGACGAGCAGCAGCACGCCGCCCGCCAGCAGATACAGCTCGATGTGCGCTTCCCCCATAGGCCCCCATCGTCCCACACGGCCCGGACAACGCCCGCTTACCGGACGATCACGTCCCCGGCCCTCTGTGCAATCGCCCGGTCTGCTACCCTGGTGGGCATGACGCCCCGCGCCGGTACACGTTCGCCGTTTTCCCCGCCGGGGTTCCGCTGACCTGACCACAGGCCCGGCGCGTCACCCCGCTACTGCATGTGGCGGGGTTGTTTCATTTCACAGGAGGACAGATGCAGCACGAAGCCATCACCGAAATCCAGGCCGCCCAGACCCTCGACGACCTGCAGGGCGTCAAGACGAGGTATGTGGGCAAGAGTGGTCTGGTCACGAAGGAACTGGGCACCCTGGGCAGGCTCCCGCCCGAGGAGCGCAAGGCGCGCGGTGCCGAGATCAACGCCGTGCGCCAGGCCATCGACGCCGCCCTGACTGAGCGCGAGGGCGTCCTGAAACGCGCCGCGCTGGACGCGAAACTCTCCAGCGAGGCCATCGACGTCACCCTGCCCGGCCTGGGCCTGCCCTCGGGCGGCCTGCATCCTATCAACCGCGTGTACGACGAACTGATCGGCATCTATGAGCGCCTGGGCTACGCTGTGGTCGAGGGGCCGGAGGTCGAGGACGAGCATTACAACTTCGAGGCGCTGAACGTGCCCTGGTACCACCCGGCGCGCGACCTGCAGGACACCTTCTGGCTCGAAGACGGCCGCCTGCTCCGGACGCACACCAGCCCCATGCAGATCAGGTACATGGTGGAGCACGAGCCGGCCCTGAAGGTCGTGGTGCGCGGCAAGGTCTACCGCTATGAGGCCACCGACGCCACCCACGAGAGCATGTTCCACCAGCTCGAGGGTCTGGTCGTGGGCGAGGGCATCTCCATGGCCGACCTGAAGGGCACCATCGCCGAGATGGCCCGTGGGCTGTACGGCGCCAGCGCGAAGGTGCGCTTCCAGCCCAGCTACTACCCCTTCGTGGAGCCCGGCGCCGACTTCGCCGTGTGGTGGGAGAACCCGCGGGGCGAGAGCAAGTGGCTGGAGCTGGGCGGCTGCGGCATGATCCACCCCAATGTCTTCAAAGCCGTGGACGACCTGCGCGAGGCCCAGGGCAAGGCGCGCGTCTACGAGGGCCAGACCGGCTTCGCCTTCGGCCTGGGGCCGGAGCGGATCGCCATGCTCAAGTACGGCGTGCCGGATATCCGCTATTTCTACGCGAACGATCCGAGGGTGCTGGGCCAGTTCCGGGGGGAGCTGGGATGAGGCAGGGCTTTGGGCTGTGGGCTATGAGCTTTGCAGGAGTCAGGCATGCGAGATTTTCAGGAGTTGCATGTGTGGCAGCGGGCGCACGCGCTGACGCTGCGGATCTATGAGGAAACCCGTGCCTTCCCTCCAGACGAGCGATTCGGAGTCACCAGCCAGTTGCGACGCTGCGCAGCCTCGGTCGCGGCCAATATTGCTGAGGGCTGCGGCCGGAGCAGTGACAACGAACTTGCCCGGTTTCTTACCATTGCCCTGGGCTCCCTCGCCGAAACTTCCTATTTCCTGATCCTCGTCCGCGATCTTGAATACCTGCTTCCAGACACCGCAGCGCACCTGCAAAACGACTTGACCAAGCTTCGCAAAATGCTCATCGCCTTCCATCGCCGCCTCAAACCGCTTTCCTCATAGCTCATAGCCCACAGCTCAGAGCCAAAAAAAGGACACCCATGAGACCCCGAGCCGTCGGCATCCTCCTCAACGACCACCACGAAGTTCTGCTCATCCTGCGGCGCAAGGCAGGGCGCGAGTACGCCACGCTGCCCGGCGGCGGCATCGAGGGGGGCGAAACGCCCGCCCAGGCCTGCGCCCGCGAGTTTCTGGAAGAGGTCAACCTGATCGTCGAAGTTGGGCCGCCCGTCTTCCGCCTTCAGGCCAGGGGCGACGACGACCACTATTTTCAGGTTTCGTACCGCTCCGGCGAGATGCGCCTGGGCGACGGCCCCGATGCGCCGCCCCACTCCGAGGACAACCATTACGACCCGCAGTGGGTGAGCGTCGACCGGCTGGAGGACGTGAATTTCGTGCCGTCGGAATTGAGGGACGTGGTGCGGGGGCTGGCGCGAGCGAATCCCTTACCCCACACCCTCTCCGCCAGTGGCTCATCTGAGTCCCCCCGGAGAGGGACGACAGAAAGCTGAAGCCGTGCTCCCTCTCTTCTGGGGGCTCGTAGAACTGCCTGCAGAGAGGGCCGGGGTGAAGGGTCTT
It encodes:
- the glyA gene encoding serine hydroxymethyltransferase, translating into MTTAEKPVTTRDSAIFDLIAQEEGRQRVGLELIASENFTSAAVREAQGSVLTNKYAEGYPGKRWYGGCEIVDQVETLAIERVKELFGAAWANVQPHSGSSANLAVYNALIEPGSVVLGMDLSHGGHLTHGNPVNFSGLRYRVVGYKVNPETELIDMEEVRRLAHEHRPKMIIAGASAYSRIIDFAAFRAVADEVGALLFADIAHIAGLVAAGEHPNALPHAHVVASTTHKTLRGPRGGIILSNDLEIGAKLDRAVFPGYQGGPLEHVIAAKAIAFGEALRPEFKTYARQIIRNAQALARAFQDRGYRVVSGGTDNHLLVLDLRPQGLNGTKATRRLDANHITISKSTLPYDTEKILHGGGIRIGTPAVTTRGMTEADMPTIADLIDRALKEEAVKEEVHAFAGRFPLP
- a CDS encoding putative bifunctional diguanylate cyclase/phosphodiesterase, which codes for MSPPTALRPSRADVPALLGLLGLYALHLALLLLPETGLGLPRLLGALPAGLTYVPVVLGAGALILSLAPRTPVPRAWRLIGTGTLLWGLGQLLYVAAQDTSGSATLADPLFLAFPVFFLLAFGQFERRWPTVTGAARLDVAALVVCLGAYLWYVLLAAQLSNPAHDPLSNLVAASYPLSDLLLLNLLIAQAWRRPGTAPHGQWWLALGMVGFIAADLGFSLLTLRGQYSGTQWPDALWPLSALVFAFAAYRATAVEAREEARPPGSAPRHPAATHPAARRSIGPLSRLTPYAALLGSFGLTLSLHSLHTPAARGVLIANAVVALLVAARQTQALRDLEKRSAELEDSRVLLQHQAFHDPLTGLGNRAQLRATLSRMLEEGELDEPRPVGLLFVDLDNFKFVNDALGHRAGDELLQEVARRLVAVGGPGVHCVRLGGDEFVLVQTGGGERSLSDMSDRIGEALRVPIELAGQHLHITASLGGALSTPQMRDPATLLRWADQALYTVKRSGKNAMSLHRPGIHDDEAARRVLIETRLRGAHERRELTLHYQPQLDRDGQQRSFEALLRWHDAELGPVSPAEFVPIAETAGLVTALDNWVVDQACWQLAQWFPAHPERRVSVNVSPPHLVRAGFLETLRTALERHGVPATALEIEVTERLLIEQEAQARTTLRALLDLGVQVAIDDFGVGQSSLAALLKLPISVLKIDRAFVGELEGPDAAQSQAASQVVQAVVALGRALGLRVVAEGVESCAQAQLLWGLGVDALQGYWIGRPVAPGEVAPVSAAARSTLPPATPPGSTLPTSPLPRHAPNPGEAGVLG
- a CDS encoding winged helix-turn-helix transcriptional regulator produces the protein MKYGRAASAGPECGVERTLAVIGGKWTTLVLRELLTGTRRYSDLKRTLGRVSPKTLTERLRHLEAEGLLTRTVYAEVPPRVEYALTPRGESLGEIIAAMGRWGTQDGAQGSGRPASPAQRPRSTADGAANSSAQT
- a CDS encoding NAD(P)-dependent oxidoreductase, with the protein product MTSPASQSPSTASSSPQTLAILGGTGRTGRLLIDMALAAGHEVRVLARNPERLHRRDPRLSVVTGDARNAADLAALLEGTDAVLSTLGPVRSDPAGVMTQAAEGLAQAMPAAGVTRLITLTGAGVAQPGDRPKLFDHVIRRVLKLAQPDVLRDSEGHVERLRRSDLNWTAVRAPMLTDGPPAPLKVGMVGDIGPRLSRASAAAFMLQQLDSDAHSRQAPAISN
- a CDS encoding potassium/proton antiporter produces the protein MGEAHIELYLLAGGVLLLVSLVVSRLGGRLGIPGLLLFLGVGMLFGSDGLGIQFQDYRLAQALGTLALCFILFQGGLDTNWAQTRPVVRRGLSLATLGVLGTAGLMAVFAHFAFGLPWLVAWLLGAIVSSTDASAVFSVLKERNLGLKGDIDPLLEFESGGNDPMAVFLTIGLLELIADPGLGVLDIVPLFLRQMLIGALAGLVLGRAALWLLNRLQLQFEGLYSVLTIALALTIFGGAAVLGGSGFLAIYVAGVILGNADFIHKRSLINFHDGLSWLMQVAMFLTLGLLVNPRELLPTAGLALACALFLVFVARPVSVYLSLANAKMPLNEKSMVAWIGLRGAVPIVLATFPLLAGVPQAPTLFNIVFFIVLTSVLLQGTTLTLVARWLHVREALPERAIYPITYTPTGHNKNEMVEVEVMPGSAADGQRIVDLHLPPEALVILIHRGGEFLIPKGATGLMAGDSVLVLAGEQELRTVRRTLGLGAEGA
- a CDS encoding phenylalanine--tRNA ligase subunit alpha: MQHEAITEIQAAQTLDDLQGVKTRYVGKSGLVTKELGTLGRLPPEERKARGAEINAVRQAIDAALTEREGVLKRAALDAKLSSEAIDVTLPGLGLPSGGLHPINRVYDELIGIYERLGYAVVEGPEVEDEHYNFEALNVPWYHPARDLQDTFWLEDGRLLRTHTSPMQIRYMVEHEPALKVVVRGKVYRYEATDATHESMFHQLEGLVVGEGISMADLKGTIAEMARGLYGASAKVRFQPSYYPFVEPGADFAVWWENPRGESKWLELGGCGMIHPNVFKAVDDLREAQGKARVYEGQTGFAFGLGPERIAMLKYGVPDIRYFYANDPRVLGQFRGELG
- a CDS encoding four helix bundle protein produces the protein MRDFQELHVWQRAHALTLRIYEETRAFPPDERFGVTSQLRRCAASVAANIAEGCGRSSDNELARFLTIALGSLAETSYFLILVRDLEYLLPDTAAHLQNDLTKLRKMLIAFHRRLKPLSS
- a CDS encoding NUDIX domain-containing protein, whose amino-acid sequence is MRPRAVGILLNDHHEVLLILRRKAGREYATLPGGGIEGGETPAQACAREFLEEVNLIVEVGPPVFRLQARGDDDHYFQVSYRSGEMRLGDGPDAPPHSEDNHYDPQWVSVDRLEDVNFVPSELRDVVRGLARANPLPHTLSASGSSESPRRGTTES